One Candidatus Omnitrophota bacterium genomic region harbors:
- the ruvC gene encoding crossover junction endodeoxyribonuclease RuvC, with the protein MKILGIDPGLCITGYGLIEAGPKGIKLIEAGVVRTSAKEKVEARIEKIYKAIKGLVRESKPDVLVLEQLYSHYRHPVTSILMGHARGAICLLAKETGTELVGYSATRVKKAVTGAGHASKYQMQRMIQNLFNMKSAPNPPDISDALALAVAHAHISRMDGITGSR; encoded by the coding sequence GTGAAAATACTGGGTATCGACCCAGGTTTATGCATTACCGGTTACGGCCTGATAGAGGCCGGGCCGAAGGGAATAAAGCTCATTGAAGCGGGTGTCGTGAGGACCTCGGCGAAAGAAAAAGTAGAGGCGAGGATAGAGAAGATATACAAGGCGATAAAAGGCCTCGTCAGGGAGTCGAAGCCGGACGTGCTGGTCCTCGAGCAGTTATATTCACATTACAGGCACCCCGTAACCTCCATACTTATGGGCCACGCCCGCGGCGCGATATGCCTCCTGGCAAAAGAGACCGGGACGGAACTCGTCGGATATTCGGCGACGCGCGTCAAAAAGGCGGTCACAGGCGCCGGCCACGCGAGCAAATACCAGATGCAGCGCATGATACAAAACCTTTTCAATATGAAGTCGGCCCCGAACCCGCCTGATATCTCTGACGCGCTGGCGCTCGCGGTCGCTCACGCACACATCTCCCGGATGGACGGGATAACGGGGTCAAGATGA
- the ruvA gene encoding Holliday junction branch migration protein RuvA, whose protein sequence is MISHIRGKIAKRKSSSLIIDVDGGISYEVLIPGCVMKSIDGHISPDGSIKLITYHYHHTDPARSIPVLIGFLNEIEKEFFEKFITVSGIGPKAAVRALNASIPQIVKAIADGDLAALKSLPGIGEQRAKEIVAKLQNKLGKFGLIQEYGVEITVTKEPDFVEEATEILLQLQYKKPEAKEMIQKALERSPGIKTAEDLLNEVYKHKKHSK, encoded by the coding sequence ATGATATCTCATATCCGAGGCAAGATCGCCAAACGCAAGAGCTCATCCCTCATCATCGACGTCGACGGCGGCATCTCTTACGAAGTATTGATCCCGGGCTGCGTGATGAAGTCGATCGACGGACACATATCCCCGGACGGCTCCATCAAACTGATAACATACCATTACCACCATACCGACCCCGCGCGCAGCATACCCGTCCTCATAGGTTTCTTAAACGAGATAGAGAAGGAATTTTTTGAGAAGTTCATCACCGTCTCCGGCATCGGGCCCAAGGCGGCGGTCAGGGCATTGAACGCCTCTATACCTCAGATAGTAAAAGCGATAGCCGACGGTGACCTCGCCGCGCTCAAATCCCTGCCGGGCATCGGGGAACAACGCGCAAAAGAGATAGTCGCCAAACTCCAAAATAAGCTCGGGAAGTTCGGGCTGATACAGGAATACGGCGTCGAGATAACGGTCACGAAGGAACCGGATTTCGTGGAAGAGGCGACCGAGATCCTGCTGCAATTGCAGTATAAGAAGCCGGAAGCCAAAGAGATGATACAGAAGGCCCTCGAGCGTTCGCCGGGAATCAAGACCGCGGAAGACCTGCTGAATGAAGTCTATAAACATAAGAAACATTCCAAATGA
- the ruvB gene encoding Holliday junction branch migration DNA helicase RuvB — protein MSEEKKDKEGQLREKLVFSQETEEDIILNLSLRPAKVTEFVGQKAVVDNLLIAVSAAKKRKEPLEHILFSGPPGLGKTTLAHIIAGEMGTKITATSGPAIAKAGDLIGILTNLGEGDILFIDEIHRLSKIVEEFLYPAMENYQIDFVIDKGPYAKTIKFNLKPFTLIGATTRSGLLSAPMRGRFGMLYSLDFYAAEELVQIIKRSAKILKIDLDKDSASEIARRARGTPRIANRLLRRVRDYAEVKNAGKVDKEIVDKALAMLGIDAMGLDALDRKVMKAIIDTYSGGPVGIESLAATLNEEADTISDVVEPFLLKIGFLKRTPRGREAAKSAYEHFKVPSKKESQKELF, from the coding sequence ATGAGCGAAGAGAAGAAAGATAAAGAAGGGCAGTTGCGCGAAAAACTCGTCTTCAGCCAGGAGACAGAGGAAGATATAATATTAAACCTTTCCCTGCGCCCCGCGAAGGTCACGGAGTTCGTAGGGCAGAAGGCGGTCGTTGATAACCTGCTCATTGCCGTGTCGGCCGCGAAGAAGAGGAAAGAGCCGCTCGAGCACATCCTGTTTTCGGGCCCTCCGGGCCTCGGCAAGACGACGCTGGCCCATATAATAGCCGGCGAGATGGGGACGAAGATAACCGCCACGTCCGGGCCGGCTATCGCGAAGGCCGGCGACCTGATCGGCATCCTTACAAATCTCGGCGAAGGAGATATCCTTTTCATAGACGAGATCCACCGCCTCTCGAAGATCGTGGAGGAGTTCCTCTATCCGGCGATGGAGAATTACCAGATTGATTTCGTCATCGACAAAGGCCCTTACGCCAAGACGATAAAATTCAATTTAAAACCGTTCACGCTTATCGGCGCGACGACGCGCTCCGGGCTATTGAGCGCCCCGATGCGCGGCAGGTTCGGTATGCTCTACAGCCTAGATTTTTACGCCGCCGAGGAGTTGGTGCAGATAATCAAGCGCTCCGCGAAGATACTCAAGATAGACCTGGATAAGGATTCTGCCTCAGAGATCGCGCGCCGGGCCCGCGGCACACCGCGCATAGCCAACAGGCTCCTGCGCAGGGTAAGGGATTACGCCGAGGTGAAGAACGCGGGGAAGGTAGACAAAGAGATCGTGGACAAAGCGCTGGCGATGCTCGGCATCGACGCGATGGGCCTCGACGCCCTCGACAGGAAAGTGATGAAAGCTATCATAGATACGTATAGCGGCGGGCCGGTAGGGATAGAATCCCTTGCTGCGACATTGAATGAAGAGGCGGATACCATTTCTGACGTAGTCGAGCCGTTTTTGTTAAAGATAGGATTTCTGAAACGCACGCCCCGCGGAAGAGAAGCCGCGAAGTCCGCATACGAGCATTTTAAAGTCCCCTCCAAAAAAGAATCCCAGAAGGAGTTGTTTTAA